From the Deltaproteobacteria bacterium HGW-Deltaproteobacteria-4 genome, one window contains:
- a CDS encoding UMP kinase: MSSATPKYRRILLKLSGEALAGNQGYGIDPLVISAIAAEIKGVVALGVEVAVVIGGGNIFRGVAGATKGMDRASADYMGMLATVMNSLAMQDALEKIGVTTRVLSAIDMQAVAEPYIRRRAMRHLEKGRVVIFGAGTGNPYFTTDTAASLRAMEINAEVILKATKVDGIYSADPHKDKDAVKYQSLTYIEVLQRGLQVMDATATSLCMDNNLPIIVFDLTCPGNIERVVTGEAIGTIVKGV; this comes from the coding sequence ATGAGCAGTGCGACTCCTAAATACCGGCGGATCCTTCTGAAGCTAAGTGGCGAAGCATTGGCAGGGAATCAGGGTTACGGCATCGATCCCCTTGTCATCTCAGCGATAGCCGCCGAGATAAAAGGCGTAGTCGCTCTCGGAGTGGAAGTTGCCGTGGTGATCGGTGGCGGGAATATCTTTCGTGGCGTTGCCGGTGCCACCAAGGGGATGGACCGTGCCAGCGCCGATTATATGGGGATGCTGGCGACGGTTATGAACAGCCTTGCCATGCAGGATGCTTTGGAAAAGATCGGGGTAACGACGCGGGTTTTATCGGCGATCGATATGCAGGCTGTGGCAGAACCGTATATCCGGCGTCGCGCCATGCGCCACCTTGAGAAGGGACGGGTTGTCATCTTTGGTGCCGGGACGGGAAATCCTTACTTTACCACTGATACTGCGGCGAGCCTGCGGGCGATGGAGATCAATGCCGAAGTCATCCTTAAAGCGACCAAGGTCGATGGCATCTACAGTGCCGATCCCCATAAAGACAAGGATGCTGTCAAGTACCAATCGTTGACCTATATCGAGGTGCTGCAGCGTGGTCTCCAAGTCATGGATGCGACAGCAACATCCCTCTGTATGGATAATAACCTGCCGATTATCGTCTTTGATCTGACCTGCCCGGGGAACATAGAGCGGGTGGTCACCGGCGAAGCAATCGGGACTATCGTCAAGGGAGTATAA
- a CDS encoding 4Fe-4S ferredoxin translates to MALKITENCIACGTCVDTCPVSAIAAVGDKYAISADCTECRACVDCCPVSAIVD, encoded by the coding sequence ATGGCTCTGAAGATTACAGAAAATTGTATTGCCTGTGGTACCTGTGTCGATACCTGCCCGGTCAGCGCCATTGCCGCAGTTGGCGACAAGTATGCGATTAGTGCTGACTGCACCGAATGTCGCGCTTGTGTCGACTGTTGCCCGGTCAGTGCGATTGTTGACTGA
- the tsaB gene encoding tRNA (adenosine(37)-N6)-threonylcarbamoyltransferase complex dimerization subunit type 1 TsaB: MTISPVWSWEGRVTSELLLILDTSTTAGSVALCRGEHLLAEIVVDSLANHSDQLLLHVQQLLTEQQCTLAEVAAFAVIDGPGSFTGLRVGVTAAKGLARACHRPLFGISSLHLLASALPYVTLPVCAFLDARKKEIYAATFSTATGSPCLLDGPCVLPPQQFLAAMPVPALFVGSGAVLYRDLIVERFGPLAIFAPGPLHTPRASSTAPLVLQRFQSGESGDPGLLLPRYIRPSDAEIAQQK; encoded by the coding sequence ATAACGATATCACCCGTCTGGTCATGGGAGGGTAGGGTGACAAGTGAATTGCTGTTGATCCTCGATACCTCGACGACGGCCGGCAGTGTGGCGCTGTGTCGCGGCGAGCACCTGCTGGCAGAGATCGTTGTCGATTCTCTCGCCAATCACAGTGATCAGTTGTTGCTGCATGTGCAGCAGCTTCTCACGGAACAGCAGTGCACCCTTGCCGAAGTTGCAGCCTTTGCGGTGATAGATGGACCCGGTTCCTTTACTGGCTTGCGCGTCGGCGTCACCGCTGCCAAGGGGCTGGCTCGGGCCTGTCATCGCCCCCTTTTCGGGATCTCGTCCCTGCACCTTTTAGCCTCGGCCCTCCCTTATGTGACCTTGCCGGTCTGCGCTTTTCTCGACGCCCGTAAAAAGGAGATCTATGCTGCTACCTTTTCAACGGCGACTGGTTCTCCCTGTCTCCTTGATGGACCTTGTGTCCTCCCTCCGCAGCAATTTCTCGCGGCGATGCCGGTTCCTGCCCTCTTTGTTGGCAGTGGCGCCGTTCTTTATCGTGATCTGATCGTTGAGCGCTTTGGTCCCCTCGCGATCTTTGCTCCCGGGCCGCTCCATACCCCCCGGGCCTCTTCAACCGCACCTCTGGTTCTGCAGAGATTTCAGTCCGGGGAGAGCGGGGATCCCGGGCTTTTGCTTCCCCGCTATATCCGCCCCTCTGATGCGGAAATTGCTCAACAAAAATGA
- a CDS encoding DUF465 domain-containing protein: protein MQQYDESLVQQLFEENPRFRRLYEEHQILERDLERLTAKDYLSTEDELEKKRVQKLKLAGKDEMESIYRQKTQ from the coding sequence ATGCAGCAGTACGACGAGTCGTTGGTACAGCAGTTATTTGAAGAGAATCCCCGGTTCCGCAGGCTTTACGAAGAACATCAGATTCTTGAAAGAGACCTTGAGCGATTAACCGCGAAAGATTATCTCAGTACTGAGGATGAGTTGGAAAAAAAACGGGTGCAAAAATTGAAACTGGCGGGAAAAGACGAGATGGAATCGATCTATAGACAAAAGACTCAATAG
- the rpsB gene encoding 30S ribosomal protein S2: MSQITMKQLLEAGVHFGHQTKRWNPKMKPYIFGARNGIYIIDLQKTVRHFKVAYNFIRDAVSRGEKILFVGTKKQAQDAIAEEALRAGQYYVNNRWLGGMLTNFQTIKGSIDRLKKIELMSQDGTYQLLTKKEGLELEREREKLEKTLGGIKGMNKIPSVIFVIDPKKETIAIKEARKLGMTVVAVVDTNCDPDEIDYIIPGNDDAIRAIRLFTSKMAEACADGVLLRENSLRSGDEVGAPLDEALAAEVVVIPEVVEEVVKVAVATEAPVAE, encoded by the coding sequence ATGTCCCAGATTACCATGAAGCAACTTCTTGAAGCCGGCGTTCATTTCGGTCACCAGACCAAGCGCTGGAACCCGAAAATGAAGCCGTATATCTTCGGCGCACGTAACGGTATCTACATTATCGATCTGCAGAAGACCGTCCGCCACTTCAAGGTGGCTTACAATTTTATCCGCGACGCGGTCAGTCGTGGCGAAAAGATCCTCTTTGTCGGCACCAAGAAGCAGGCGCAGGATGCTATTGCCGAAGAAGCGTTGCGCGCGGGTCAGTACTACGTCAATAATCGCTGGCTGGGTGGCATGCTCACCAATTTCCAGACGATCAAGGGGAGTATCGATCGCCTCAAAAAAATCGAATTGATGTCACAGGACGGTACCTACCAGCTTTTGACCAAGAAGGAAGGTCTGGAACTGGAGCGCGAGCGTGAAAAGCTCGAAAAGACTCTAGGCGGCATCAAAGGGATGAATAAAATCCCGAGCGTGATCTTTGTCATCGATCCTAAGAAAGAGACGATCGCCATCAAGGAAGCCCGCAAACTGGGAATGACGGTTGTTGCCGTTGTCGATACCAACTGCGACCCGGACGAAATTGATTACATTATCCCCGGCAACGACGACGCCATCCGCGCCATCCGCCTTTTCACTTCGAAGATGGCTGAAGCCTGTGCTGACGGCGTCCTGCTGCGTGAGAACTCCCTGCGTTCCGGCGACGAAGTCGGCGCTCCCCTCGATGAAGCTCTGGCGGCTGAAGTTGTTGTGATCCCAGAGGTCGTTGAGGAGGTTGTTAAAGTCGCTGTGGCCACAGAAGCGCCTGTTGCTGAGTAA
- the rseP gene encoding RIP metalloprotease RseP: MLTILAGIAILGFLVFVHELGHFTVAKLAGVKVLKFSIGFGPRLLSRQWGETEYMICVIPLGGYVLMLGEGGTIEGDGEVETPEDASRSFAAKPVGIRSLIIAAGPLTNLVLPFLILPLAFMLGVSVPAYIEQPATTGYVVAGSPAAAAGFQANDRIVAINNSPVTTWESVNNILLSHAGTTLEIEVQRAQEQLVLSLSDGGIDGLMAVGLLPPQEAVVGTLAAGMPADAAGLKVGDRILAIDGQSVKSWYDLKDLIRTGAGSGQSFKVQRADGTLTTLTMTAQAKDGEYIIGISPQMKTIEKRYAPLAAIGAGWNRANELIELTYLFIGKLFTGHVSSDNIGGPISVVQIAGQAAQTDVASIFLILAFLSIQLGILNLLPIPILDGGHLFFNLIEVIIRRPLSLRIREIAQQVGLALLLLLMLLAFYNDITRLVMGG; this comes from the coding sequence ATGCTGACAATCCTTGCGGGGATAGCCATTCTCGGCTTTCTCGTCTTTGTTCATGAACTTGGTCATTTTACCGTTGCCAAGCTTGCCGGCGTTAAAGTCCTGAAGTTCTCCATTGGATTCGGTCCCCGTCTCCTTTCGCGGCAGTGGGGGGAGACCGAGTATATGATCTGCGTCATCCCCCTCGGCGGCTATGTCCTCATGCTTGGTGAGGGCGGGACGATCGAAGGGGATGGTGAGGTCGAGACTCCAGAAGATGCATCCCGTTCCTTTGCCGCCAAGCCGGTCGGCATCCGTTCGCTGATTATCGCTGCCGGACCGCTGACCAATCTTGTCCTCCCTTTTCTTATCCTTCCTTTAGCATTTATGCTCGGCGTCAGTGTCCCGGCTTATATTGAGCAGCCGGCGACCACTGGTTATGTCGTCGCCGGTTCCCCGGCGGCCGCCGCCGGATTTCAGGCGAATGATCGTATCGTTGCCATTAATAATTCGCCGGTAACAACTTGGGAGAGTGTTAATAATATCCTCCTATCCCATGCCGGAACCACACTTGAGATTGAGGTCCAACGGGCGCAGGAGCAATTGGTGCTGTCGCTGTCCGATGGGGGGATCGACGGATTGATGGCGGTCGGTCTCCTGCCGCCGCAAGAAGCGGTGGTCGGAACTCTGGCTGCAGGAATGCCCGCAGATGCGGCCGGCCTCAAGGTCGGTGACCGCATCCTTGCCATCGATGGCCAGAGCGTCAAATCGTGGTACGATCTCAAAGATTTGATCCGGACGGGAGCGGGGAGCGGGCAGAGTTTTAAGGTGCAACGTGCGGACGGAACCTTGACCACGCTGACGATGACCGCACAGGCGAAGGATGGCGAATACATCATCGGCATCTCCCCGCAGATGAAAACGATCGAAAAACGCTACGCCCCTTTAGCCGCAATCGGCGCCGGCTGGAATCGCGCCAACGAATTGATTGAACTCACTTATCTCTTTATCGGTAAACTCTTTACCGGCCATGTCTCCAGCGATAATATCGGCGGTCCGATCTCGGTGGTGCAGATCGCCGGCCAGGCGGCACAGACCGATGTTGCCAGTATCTTCCTTATTCTCGCTTTTCTCAGTATTCAACTGGGGATTCTCAACCTTTTGCCGATCCCGATTCTTGATGGCGGTCATCTCTTCTTTAATCTCATCGAAGTTATCATCCGCCGGCCGCTCTCTCTGAGGATCCGCGAGATTGCACAGCAGGTCGGACTGGCCCTCCTCCTCCTGTTGATGCTTTTAGCATTTTATAACGATATCACCCGTCTGGTCATGGGAGGGTAG
- a CDS encoding phosphatidate cytidylyltransferase: MKQRIITGVILLPLLLLLVWRATPAFFCAAVTIVVFIALDELYRIALPSDRRFERTLAALLGAGLVPSLYLQNGLPTGAFVAATLVVATLFLFHYRTIETVARDCATVLFGFLYLPLLLGHLVLLRTLPQGREWIFTIFLIVMLSDTAAYFVGSAIGKHRLYPAISPKKSVEGAIGGLIGGIAGALLAKFFWFPALSWLLVGGIGFVLGPCGQIGDLFESMLKRSYGVKDSGRIIPGHGGLLDRLDSLIFAFPPAYYLVLWLQ, translated from the coding sequence ATTAAACAGCGCATTATTACCGGGGTTATCCTTCTTCCCCTGCTGCTTCTGCTGGTGTGGCGTGCCACACCAGCCTTCTTCTGTGCAGCTGTCACGATTGTTGTCTTTATCGCCCTCGATGAACTTTATCGTATTGCGCTCCCGTCCGACCGGCGCTTCGAGCGCACCCTTGCAGCGCTTCTTGGTGCTGGACTGGTCCCCAGTCTTTACCTGCAAAACGGCTTGCCGACCGGGGCATTTGTTGCCGCTACACTCGTCGTTGCCACGCTTTTCCTTTTTCATTACCGTACAATCGAGACGGTTGCCCGTGATTGCGCCACGGTTCTCTTCGGCTTTCTTTATCTCCCCCTCCTTCTCGGCCATCTCGTTCTGTTGCGCACCCTTCCGCAGGGAAGGGAATGGATTTTTACGATCTTTTTGATCGTGATGTTGAGCGATACTGCCGCCTATTTTGTCGGTTCAGCCATCGGTAAACACCGTCTTTACCCGGCGATCAGCCCGAAGAAGAGTGTCGAGGGGGCGATCGGTGGTTTGATCGGTGGGATTGCCGGCGCTCTCTTAGCAAAATTTTTCTGGTTTCCGGCGCTCTCCTGGCTGCTGGTCGGTGGAATCGGTTTCGTCCTCGGCCCGTGTGGACAGATTGGCGACCTCTTTGAATCGATGCTCAAGCGCAGTTACGGGGTGAAGGATTCCGGCCGGATCATTCCCGGTCATGGCGGACTCCTAGATCGCCTCGACTCGTTGATCTTTGCTTTCCCCCCCGCCTACTATCTGGTTTTGTGGCTGCAATGA
- the ilvD gene encoding dihydroxy-acid dehydratase: MPNKRSSTITEGLERTPHRALLMGTGLPRNAMGRSFIGIATSFTDLIPGHVGMRDLERFIEKGVHSGGGHAFFFGIPGVCDGIAMGHRGMHYSLPTRELIADMVESVAEAHRLDGLVLLTNCDKITPGMLMAAARLDIPCIVVTAGPMLAGRGREGRQYSFVTDTFEAMARYKGGTLSAEELLVCEEKACPTAGSCQGLFTANTMAILTETMGMSLVGCGTAPAVSSLKRRIAFASGERIVELVRDGVTPRQILTAEAFSNAIRVDLALGGSSNTVLHLLSIASEAGIDLPLDAFDKLSRTTPQLSSMNPGGKYFMEDLDAGGGVPAVLKQLGALIEDNPTVSGLSISEIVSCVKEIDEEVIHPMTSPIRAEGGIAILTGNLAPDGAVVKQSGVSEKMMVFEGTARCFDSEEGAMAALMGGEITGGEVVVIRYEGPKGGPGMREMLAPTAALMGLGLGDSVALITDGRFSGGTRGPCIGHVSPEAAVGGAIALVEDGDRIRLDIPQRCLELLVDAEILAERKSRWQRPEAKIKTGWLARYAAVVTSANTGAICKA, from the coding sequence ATGCCAAACAAGCGCAGTTCTACTATTACCGAAGGTCTCGAACGCACCCCCCATCGTGCCCTGTTGATGGGCACCGGCCTGCCACGTAATGCTATGGGGCGCTCCTTTATCGGTATCGCCACTTCTTTCACCGACCTGATTCCCGGTCATGTCGGTATGCGTGATTTGGAACGCTTTATTGAAAAGGGTGTGCATAGCGGCGGTGGGCATGCTTTCTTCTTCGGTATTCCCGGTGTCTGCGATGGTATTGCCATGGGTCATCGCGGTATGCATTACAGTCTCCCGACCCGGGAGCTTATTGCTGACATGGTCGAATCTGTCGCCGAAGCACACCGTCTTGACGGCCTGGTTTTGCTGACCAATTGCGATAAAATTACACCGGGAATGCTCATGGCGGCGGCACGCCTTGATATTCCCTGTATTGTCGTCACCGCCGGACCGATGTTGGCCGGGCGCGGCCGTGAAGGTCGACAATATTCTTTTGTCACCGATACCTTCGAAGCCATGGCTCGCTACAAAGGGGGAACATTGAGTGCCGAGGAGTTGCTTGTCTGCGAAGAGAAGGCCTGTCCGACAGCCGGCTCCTGTCAAGGCCTCTTTACCGCCAACACCATGGCCATCCTCACTGAAACGATGGGGATGAGTCTGGTCGGTTGCGGCACCGCACCGGCGGTCTCCTCGTTGAAAAGACGCATTGCATTTGCTTCCGGTGAGCGGATTGTCGAATTGGTACGCGACGGGGTGACGCCCCGGCAGATCCTCACCGCTGAGGCTTTCAGTAACGCGATTCGCGTCGATCTTGCCCTTGGTGGTTCGAGTAATACGGTTCTCCATCTCCTCTCCATCGCCAGCGAGGCGGGAATTGACCTGCCTCTGGACGCCTTTGACAAGTTGAGCCGGACCACCCCGCAGCTGTCATCGATGAATCCCGGCGGCAAGTATTTCATGGAGGATCTTGATGCAGGGGGCGGCGTGCCAGCGGTCTTGAAGCAACTCGGGGCGCTGATTGAGGACAATCCGACGGTCAGCGGACTGTCGATCTCGGAGATTGTGAGTTGCGTCAAAGAGATCGATGAAGAGGTCATCCATCCCATGACCTCACCGATCCGCGCCGAAGGCGGGATCGCTATTTTGACCGGTAATCTTGCTCCGGATGGCGCGGTCGTCAAGCAATCCGGTGTTTCCGAGAAGATGATGGTCTTTGAAGGGACGGCCCGCTGTTTTGATTCGGAAGAAGGGGCCATGGCGGCGCTGATGGGGGGAGAGATCACCGGTGGTGAAGTCGTGGTCATCCGTTACGAAGGCCCGAAAGGCGGGCCGGGAATGCGGGAGATGCTCGCCCCGACGGCCGCGTTGATGGGTTTGGGATTGGGCGACTCTGTTGCCCTGATCACCGATGGCCGCTTTTCCGGCGGTACTCGTGGCCCCTGTATCGGTCATGTTTCACCGGAAGCGGCGGTAGGGGGAGCGATTGCCCTGGTAGAAGACGGCGATCGGATTCGTCTTGATATTCCGCAGCGTTGTCTCGAACTTTTGGTCGATGCCGAAATCCTTGCTGAGCGGAAATCCCGTTGGCAGCGCCCGGAAGCCAAGATCAAGACCGGCTGGCTGGCCCGTTACGCAGCGGTGGTGACCTCAGCCAATACCGGCGCGATTTGCAAAGCATAA
- a CDS encoding 1-deoxy-D-xylulose-5-phosphate reductoisomerase — protein MKRLSLLGSTGSIGVSCLEVVADFPERFEIVALTGANNLNLLAAQIHRFRPQVAAVLHEADAVTLREMVKGSSTEILSGIEGLIICAAHADTQMTLSAIVGAAGLVPTLAAIEAGKDVALANKETLVTAGALVMEAVARKGVRLYPVDSEHSALFQSLEGHRSRDVRRLILTASGGPFRTWSLAQMQSVTPAHALAHPNWSMGRKISIDSATMMNKGLEVIEAHWLFAVPVDRINVQIHPQSIVHSMVEYCDGAVIAQLGVPDMKTPIAYALSYPERIPLKLPPLDLCSIGSLTFEEPDLQRFPCLKLAYAAITAGGVAPAVLNAANEIAVEAFLAGKISFLAIAEIIEAVLDRHDPQVPVYLDDILHADRFARAETRRLISAGWTGGKIC, from the coding sequence ATGAAGCGTCTTTCGCTGCTAGGATCGACCGGATCGATCGGTGTCAGTTGCCTGGAAGTTGTCGCTGATTTTCCCGAGCGTTTTGAAATTGTGGCTCTGACCGGCGCCAATAATCTCAACCTCCTTGCTGCCCAGATTCATCGCTTTCGACCCCAGGTTGCTGCCGTTCTCCATGAGGCGGATGCAGTGACCCTGCGGGAGATGGTCAAGGGCAGTAGCACCGAAATTCTTTCCGGGATCGAAGGGTTGATAATTTGTGCGGCTCATGCCGATACGCAGATGACCCTTTCGGCGATTGTCGGTGCCGCTGGTCTCGTCCCGACTTTAGCTGCCATCGAAGCGGGCAAGGATGTCGCTTTGGCCAACAAGGAGACGCTGGTGACGGCCGGAGCGCTGGTCATGGAAGCGGTTGCCCGCAAAGGGGTGCGTCTGTACCCGGTCGACAGTGAACATTCCGCCCTCTTTCAATCCCTTGAAGGGCATCGCAGTCGGGATGTCCGGCGGCTTATTCTCACGGCTTCCGGTGGTCCTTTCCGCACCTGGTCATTAGCGCAGATGCAGAGTGTTACCCCGGCACATGCTCTGGCGCATCCCAATTGGAGTATGGGGAGGAAGATCTCCATAGACTCGGCAACAATGATGAACAAGGGGCTGGAAGTTATCGAGGCGCATTGGCTCTTTGCCGTGCCGGTCGATCGCATTAATGTCCAGATTCACCCCCAGAGTATCGTTCACTCTATGGTGGAATATTGTGATGGTGCGGTGATTGCTCAACTTGGGGTTCCGGACATGAAGACACCGATTGCCTACGCTCTTTCCTACCCTGAGCGGATTCCTCTCAAACTCCCCCCCCTCGATCTCTGCTCGATCGGTTCCCTCACCTTTGAAGAGCCTGATCTGCAGCGCTTTCCCTGTCTGAAGCTCGCTTACGCAGCCATTACGGCCGGCGGTGTTGCTCCGGCAGTCCTGAATGCTGCCAATGAAATTGCTGTCGAAGCATTCCTTGCCGGGAAAATCTCCTTTCTGGCGATTGCGGAGATTATCGAAGCGGTCCTGGATCGTCATGATCCGCAGGTCCCTGTTTATCTGGACGATATATTACACGCAGACCGTTTTGCGCGGGCTGAAACGCGGCGCCTGATTTCTGCCGGTTGGACCGGAGGTAAAATATGCTGA
- a CDS encoding elongation factor Ts, which yields MADITAGMVSELRTKTGAGMMDCKKALTEANGDMEAAIDILRKKGLSAAAKKAGRIAAEGMIVAAGEGNCCALVEVNSETDFVAKNVDFQNFAKTVAETVLTVAPADVEALKNVPLPTLGRTVGEELTLQIATIGENLAIRRFERFSVAEGIVASYIHAGGKIGVLVQLSSSKGDDPRVAAVARQIAMHVAAASPQYLMRSEVPAAVVDREKDIASSKALESGKPANIIDKIVDGQINKFYGEVCLLEQAYVIDPDQKISKVVESLGKEIGAEVTLSAFARYQLGEGIEKKQDDFAAEVAAMSK from the coding sequence GTGGCAGATATTACAGCAGGTATGGTTTCCGAACTCCGGACCAAAACAGGCGCAGGGATGATGGATTGCAAAAAAGCCCTGACTGAAGCAAACGGCGACATGGAAGCCGCGATCGATATTCTTCGTAAAAAGGGCCTTTCTGCCGCAGCCAAGAAGGCCGGCCGCATCGCCGCCGAAGGGATGATCGTTGCCGCTGGCGAAGGAAACTGTTGTGCGCTGGTCGAGGTCAACTCCGAGACTGACTTTGTTGCCAAGAACGTCGATTTTCAGAATTTTGCCAAGACTGTTGCGGAAACGGTTCTCACCGTGGCGCCAGCCGATGTTGAAGCATTGAAAAATGTTCCTCTCCCGACTTTGGGACGCACCGTTGGCGAAGAGTTGACTCTGCAGATTGCAACGATCGGCGAGAATCTCGCGATTCGCCGCTTCGAGCGTTTTTCGGTTGCTGAAGGGATCGTTGCTTCCTATATCCACGCCGGTGGCAAAATCGGCGTCCTCGTGCAACTGAGTAGCAGCAAAGGGGATGATCCCCGCGTTGCCGCAGTTGCTCGCCAGATTGCCATGCATGTTGCCGCAGCCAGTCCGCAGTATCTGATGCGTTCCGAGGTTCCGGCCGCTGTTGTTGACCGCGAAAAGGATATTGCCAGCTCAAAAGCTCTGGAAAGCGGCAAGCCGGCCAATATCATCGACAAGATTGTCGACGGGCAGATCAACAAGTTCTACGGTGAAGTCTGTCTTCTTGAGCAGGCTTATGTCATCGACCCGGATCAGAAGATTTCCAAGGTTGTTGAGTCCCTCGGCAAAGAGATCGGGGCCGAGGTGACGCTTTCAGCGTTTGCCCGTTATCAGTTGGGTGAAGGCATAGAAAAGAAGCAGGATGATTTTGCCGCGGAAGTTGCGGCAATGAGTAAATAA
- a CDS encoding ribosome recycling factor: MNQDVIDKVKASMEKSIDSLRKDFTRVRTGRASITLLDEIRVDYYGTPTPLSAVASMTVPEPRMIVIQPWEKKLLPDIEKAILKSDLGLNPNSDGSAIRLIFPALTEDRRKEMVKTVKKLGEEAKVAIRNLRRDANDTLKKMEKDKLITEDQLKRAEKDVQDATDAFVKKVDEVVVVKDKEIMEI, encoded by the coding sequence ATGAACCAGGACGTTATCGACAAGGTAAAGGCATCGATGGAGAAATCGATCGATTCACTGCGCAAGGATTTTACCCGGGTGCGGACCGGTCGGGCTTCGATCACCCTGCTTGACGAGATCCGCGTCGATTATTACGGTACACCGACTCCGTTGAGTGCGGTGGCGAGTATGACGGTTCCGGAGCCGCGCATGATTGTCATTCAGCCTTGGGAAAAGAAACTTCTGCCCGATATCGAGAAGGCTATCCTCAAGTCGGATCTTGGACTCAATCCTAATTCCGATGGCTCCGCCATCCGTTTGATCTTTCCTGCCTTGACCGAAGACCGGCGTAAGGAGATGGTAAAGACGGTTAAAAAGCTTGGTGAGGAGGCGAAAGTTGCGATTCGCAATTTACGTCGCGATGCCAACGATACCTTGAAAAAAATGGAGAAGGACAAGTTGATTACCGAAGATCAACTGAAGCGTGCGGAAAAGGATGTGCAGGACGCCACCGATGCATTTGTGAAGAAAGTTGATGAGGTTGTAGTTGTTAAGGACAAGGAAATCATGGAGATTTAA